One segment of Streptomyces roseifaciens DNA contains the following:
- a CDS encoding alpha/beta hydrolase, giving the protein MRSRSRTGILLTLSAAACATALTVPAQAAATAPRPGALDWHPCAAGKSAPGSECATLPVPLDYRKPSGPTVDIAVTRLRSDRPEARRGALLLIAGGPGGSGVEAVAREGEKVRRATQGAYDVVAIDPRGVGGSTAVDCGVAENDRQLVEFRAWPRPDGDISEGVARARRIAEACARNGGDVLRSLSTRNEARDIDSFRKALGERKLSAVGVSYGTYVGAVYAQMFPERTDRWVLDSNLDPDPSRLGRTWLANMAPGAEDSFPDFARWAADPARGKDRLAERPEDVRPMFLNLAAELDRKPRAFKGSSHLLTGNLLRQVLQMSLYDRARFPDLAALVQAARSGGDGPLTVPDPLPEPLPQRDAAVFAGTVCNDAGWPRDVSSYERAVAADRARYPLTAGMPASITPCAFWKDEPAEKPTRITSRGPSNILMVQNLRDPATPYHGALKMRAALGDRARLVSVDAGGHGVWLDTGNACSDRAVSRFLVTGQRPAGDVLCVAEGQRSK; this is encoded by the coding sequence ATGAGATCCCGTAGCCGTACCGGCATTCTCCTGACGCTCTCCGCCGCCGCCTGCGCCACCGCTCTCACCGTCCCCGCCCAGGCCGCCGCCACCGCCCCGCGCCCCGGCGCCCTCGACTGGCACCCCTGTGCCGCTGGGAAAAGCGCCCCCGGATCCGAGTGCGCCACCCTCCCCGTCCCGCTCGACTACCGGAAGCCCTCCGGGCCCACCGTCGATATTGCGGTCACCCGGCTCCGCTCGGACCGGCCCGAGGCGCGGCGCGGCGCGTTGTTGCTCATAGCGGGTGGCCCGGGGGGCTCGGGGGTGGAGGCTGTGGCGCGGGAGGGGGAGAAGGTGCGCCGGGCCACCCAGGGGGCCTATGACGTCGTGGCGATTGATCCGCGCGGCGTGGGGGGCAGCACTGCGGTCGACTGCGGGGTCGCCGAGAACGACCGGCAGCTGGTGGAGTTCCGGGCCTGGCCGCGGCCGGACGGGGACATCTCGGAGGGCGTGGCCCGGGCCCGCCGGATCGCCGAGGCTTGTGCCCGCAACGGCGGCGACGTGCTGCGCAGCCTGTCGACGCGCAACGAGGCCCGGGACATCGACAGCTTCCGCAAGGCGCTGGGTGAGAGGAAGCTGTCCGCCGTCGGCGTGTCCTACGGCACCTACGTAGGGGCCGTCTACGCGCAGATGTTCCCCGAGCGCACGGACCGCTGGGTGCTCGACAGCAACCTCGACCCCGACCCCTCCCGCCTCGGGCGCACCTGGCTGGCCAACATGGCGCCGGGCGCGGAGGACAGCTTCCCCGACTTCGCCCGCTGGGCCGCCGACCCCGCCCGCGGCAAGGACCGGCTCGCCGAGCGTCCCGAGGACGTCCGGCCGATGTTCCTGAACCTTGCCGCCGAACTCGATCGCAAGCCCCGCGCGTTCAAGGGATCCAGCCATCTCCTGACCGGCAACCTGCTGCGCCAAGTCCTGCAGATGAGCCTGTACGACCGGGCGCGCTTCCCCGATCTCGCCGCGCTCGTCCAGGCCGCCCGCAGCGGCGGCGACGGCCCGCTCACCGTCCCCGACCCGCTCCCCGAACCGCTCCCGCAGCGCGACGCCGCCGTGTTCGCCGGCACCGTCTGCAACGACGCGGGCTGGCCGCGCGACGTCTCCTCGTACGAGCGGGCCGTGGCCGCCGACCGTGCCCGGTACCCGCTCACGGCCGGCATGCCCGCGAGCATCACGCCGTGCGCGTTCTGGAAGGACGAGCCCGCGGAGAAGCCCACCCGCATCACGTCCCGGGGCCCGTCCAACATCCTCATGGTCCAGAACCTGCGCGACCCGGCGACCCCGTACCACGGGGCCCTGAAGATGCGCGCGGCCCTCGGCGACCGCGCCCGCCTCGTCTCGGTCGATGCAGGCGGGCACGGCGTGTGGCTCGACACCGGCAATGCGTGCAGCGACCGTGCCGTCAGCCGGTTCCTCGTCACCGGGCAGCGGCCCGCCGGGGACGTCCTCTGCGTGGCAGAGGGTCAGCGCTCCAAGTAG
- a CDS encoding DUF1266 domain-containing protein encodes MGGPLHGPVAHGLACAALLFVKNGELWNSMAYHGTGYHHERHRLEKYWGVTSREGWHRAQERLLNADMVSGVWQFVLQIRHVLARDFAGAVSIEHWRESAERVLRRSMAEAGEARITPEGVTRGEPVSAAEAESQVAGVRRMIGRIARYEARFRADGLLPEGSFIRTTEAWDHGRASGMARWGLGARFCTVQEAEQAVLRAGRAAQAAYRSWEDFSAGYVLGCCLHFDEEEFGRWYEEMLDAHRILTTDPASPWLNIPWK; translated from the coding sequence GTGGGTGGTCCCCTGCACGGGCCGGTCGCTCACGGACTGGCCTGCGCAGCGCTGCTGTTCGTGAAGAACGGCGAGCTGTGGAACTCCATGGCCTATCACGGCACGGGCTATCACCATGAACGGCACCGGCTTGAGAAGTACTGGGGAGTCACCAGCCGGGAGGGCTGGCACCGCGCCCAGGAGCGGCTGCTCAACGCGGACATGGTCAGCGGCGTGTGGCAGTTCGTCCTGCAGATCCGGCACGTACTCGCCCGGGACTTCGCAGGCGCCGTCTCCATCGAGCACTGGCGCGAAAGTGCCGAGCGCGTGCTGCGGCGCAGCATGGCCGAGGCGGGAGAGGCGCGGATCACCCCCGAGGGGGTGACCCGGGGAGAACCCGTCTCGGCGGCCGAAGCCGAGTCCCAGGTGGCGGGCGTGCGGCGGATGATCGGGCGCATCGCCCGCTACGAGGCCCGCTTCCGTGCGGACGGCCTGCTGCCCGAGGGATCCTTCATCCGGACCACGGAGGCCTGGGACCACGGGCGCGCCTCGGGAATGGCCCGCTGGGGGCTCGGAGCGCGCTTCTGCACCGTGCAGGAAGCCGAACAGGCGGTGCTCCGCGCGGGCCGCGCCGCCCAAGCCGCCTACCGGTCCTGGGAGGACTTCTCCGCCGGATACGTTCTCGGCTGCTGCCTGCACTTCGACGAGGAGGAGTTCGGACGGTGGTACGAGGAGATGCTCGACGCGCACCGCATCCTCACCACCGACCCGGCCAGTCCCTGGCTCAACATCCCTTGGAAGTGA
- a CDS encoding RNA-binding protein, with amino-acid sequence MIDDLAWLTAKEKFPVGLSVQATVDVVRPFGFFVTIPGCPATAVVDAIAYKPHGIPVNPTQWPAIGITFEATIADHVEHNRQIKLRVDASN; translated from the coding sequence ATGATCGATGACCTCGCTTGGCTCACAGCCAAGGAGAAGTTCCCCGTCGGCTTGAGCGTCCAGGCAACAGTCGACGTCGTCAGGCCGTTTGGGTTCTTCGTGACGATTCCCGGCTGCCCGGCAACGGCCGTCGTGGATGCGATCGCCTATAAGCCTCACGGAATTCCCGTAAATCCTACACAATGGCCAGCCATCGGGATTACCTTTGAAGCAACTATCGCAGATCACGTGGAACATAATCGACAGATTAAACTCAGGGTCGATGCGAGCAATTGA
- a CDS encoding putative T7SS-secreted protein: MGVFDPLVKGLDKVGEAAEKGLDKVERKAGEAVEWGADKAAKGLDRIGAHDEALAVKYLGDRTASELGAEIKEQQLGQTENPLALVHGEPWGIEAAAKHLKAFHKAFDTTHSGLQRVRSGEWKGEGAKGFDTHFAPEPKKWAHAADACESAAGALTAYAHTVRWAQKQAMEAIRLYKQGTKATEKATKAYNDKVDTYNAKLKAGEDPGARPGTFEDPGAADIKEAHRILAEARKQRNTAAGEAKSRIDKAVELAPKEPAFHNRMKGDIQDFAAASNVELLHFGGGVFRAGTDLVKFTRSLDPLDPYNVTHPAEYVTGINNTAAGLVSLASHPERIPGTLLGPGWGSDPSEAAGRLTGNFLLGLTSGGVAGGGTRVGAGAARQGAEAGARAGARAGAKAGVRDAGEEGAESAARQAARENRQEPNKDPQQVETGKTDPVDIATGRMFLPQTDVTLPGALPLLISRHVKSGYDCGRWFGPSWASTVDQRLEIDDEGVIFVDEHARLLEYPHPVPGVSTYPAKGPRWPLAIEPDGTYSVTNPETGHTRHFSPYGLQREGLALLHQLTDRNGHWIAFEYEADGTPIAVVHESGYRIRITTDADSGRITALHLAETELIRYGYTDGNLTEVVNSSGEPLHFAYDERGRVTSWTDRNGTHYTYTYDDENRCVHESGTEGHMRCILEYGLPDPDSGLRITKVTDALGHTTAYTINRRSQVVAVTDPTGATTLSTWDRHDRLLSRTDPLGHRTEFRYDEDGRPVSVFRPDGRRVSATYTALGLPETTTGPDGAVRRHTYDAAGNRTSTTDPAGARTTYAYDGVGHLTSVTDALGNTTRLTCNRAGLPVEITDPLGAVTSYRRDSFGRVTTVIDPLGSTTRLTWTVEGRLARRISADGAEERWTYDGEGNCTTYTDALGGVTRYEYGPFDVMTARTGPDGVRHEFTHNTRLQLTRVTNPQGLTWDYTYDPAGRPAAETDFDGRTLTYAHDPAGRLVSRTNGMGETITYEHDVLGRVVRKDAAGASGTSGTETTYVHDAAGRLVEAVGPDATLVYSRDRLGRVKSETTNGRTLTFAYDALGRRTRRVTPGGAVSTWTYDAAGRRTSLTASGRVIDVEHDAAGREVARHFGEGVTLSSAWDAVGRLVSQGLEGAGELLQHRAYTYRRDGHLTGITDTTTGSRTFDLDTAGRVTAVHAPNWTERYVYDEAGNQTEATWPAAHPGAEAQGVRTYTGTRISHAGGIRYEHDEQGRVILRRKTRLSRKPDTWRYEWDAEDRLTGVTTPDGTQWRYAYDPLGRRISKERLTATGEVAERVDFTWDGATLTEQTSWSPSLPNPITLTWDHNGLHPIAQTERISAADAPQREVDRRFFAIVTDLVGTPTELVDETGRTAWRTRSTLWGTTAWSRDSTTYTPLRFPGQYFDPETGLHYNYHRHYDPETARYTTPDPLGLAPAPNPATYVHNPYTWMDPLGLTPYEISLYKAPSKGTGEYHNENGYLEKDFPGGPHDPYMDGKAYFARQRELAEIYAKHYGEGVMEVRIPAEEYAKHFQQFEYPYEGGPLTEVPIPNTHVEKLNQYPREWHQ; the protein is encoded by the coding sequence ATGGGTGTCTTCGATCCCCTGGTCAAGGGCCTCGACAAGGTCGGCGAAGCCGCCGAAAAAGGTCTGGACAAGGTAGAGAGGAAGGCGGGTGAGGCCGTCGAGTGGGGCGCGGACAAGGCCGCCAAGGGGCTGGACAGGATCGGCGCCCACGACGAGGCGCTCGCCGTCAAGTACCTGGGCGACCGCACGGCCTCGGAGCTCGGCGCCGAGATCAAGGAACAGCAGCTCGGTCAGACCGAGAACCCGCTGGCCCTGGTCCACGGCGAACCCTGGGGCATCGAGGCCGCCGCCAAGCACCTGAAGGCCTTCCACAAGGCCTTCGACACCACGCACTCCGGCCTCCAGCGGGTCCGCTCCGGGGAGTGGAAGGGCGAGGGCGCGAAGGGGTTCGACACCCACTTCGCTCCCGAGCCGAAGAAGTGGGCGCATGCCGCCGACGCCTGCGAGAGCGCCGCGGGCGCCCTCACTGCGTACGCGCACACCGTCCGCTGGGCCCAGAAGCAGGCGATGGAGGCCATCCGCCTCTACAAGCAGGGCACGAAGGCGACGGAGAAGGCCACCAAGGCCTACAACGACAAGGTCGACACGTACAACGCGAAGCTGAAGGCGGGCGAGGACCCGGGCGCGCGGCCCGGCACCTTCGAGGATCCCGGCGCCGCCGACATCAAGGAGGCGCACCGCATCCTCGCCGAGGCCCGCAAGCAGCGGAACACGGCGGCGGGCGAGGCGAAGTCCCGGATCGACAAGGCCGTCGAACTCGCCCCGAAGGAACCGGCCTTCCACAACCGCATGAAGGGCGACATCCAGGACTTCGCGGCGGCCTCGAACGTCGAGCTGCTCCACTTCGGCGGCGGCGTCTTCCGGGCCGGTACGGATCTGGTGAAGTTCACCCGCAGCCTCGATCCGCTCGACCCGTACAACGTCACGCACCCCGCGGAGTACGTCACCGGCATCAACAACACCGCCGCGGGTCTCGTCTCCCTCGCGTCCCACCCCGAGCGCATTCCGGGGACGCTGCTGGGCCCCGGCTGGGGCTCCGACCCCTCCGAGGCGGCCGGCCGCCTCACCGGCAACTTCCTCCTCGGCCTTACCAGCGGCGGCGTCGCCGGGGGCGGCACGCGCGTGGGCGCGGGCGCGGCCCGGCAGGGCGCGGAGGCCGGGGCGCGAGCGGGGGCACGGGCCGGGGCGAAGGCAGGGGTGCGGGATGCCGGGGAGGAGGGGGCGGAGAGTGCGGCGCGGCAGGCAGCGAGAGAGAACCGGCAGGAGCCGAACAAGGACCCTCAGCAGGTCGAGACCGGCAAGACGGACCCGGTGGACATCGCGACGGGCCGCATGTTCCTGCCCCAGACGGACGTCACGCTCCCCGGCGCGCTTCCTCTGCTCATTTCCCGGCATGTGAAGTCCGGCTACGACTGCGGCCGGTGGTTCGGCCCGTCGTGGGCGAGCACCGTGGACCAGCGGCTGGAGATCGACGACGAGGGCGTGATCTTCGTCGACGAACATGCGCGGTTGCTGGAGTACCCGCATCCGGTTCCGGGCGTCTCCACGTATCCGGCGAAGGGGCCGAGGTGGCCGCTGGCGATCGAGCCCGACGGCACGTACAGCGTGACGAACCCGGAGACGGGTCACACCAGGCACTTCTCTCCCTACGGCCTCCAAAGGGAGGGCCTGGCCCTTCTGCACCAGCTGACCGACCGCAACGGCCATTGGATCGCCTTCGAGTACGAGGCTGACGGCACTCCGATCGCGGTGGTCCACGAATCGGGCTACCGCATCCGCATCACCACGGACGCGGACTCGGGCCGCATCACCGCACTGCACTTGGCCGAGACGGAACTGATCCGCTACGGGTACACGGACGGCAACCTCACCGAGGTCGTCAACTCGTCCGGAGAGCCACTGCACTTCGCCTACGACGAGCGCGGCCGGGTGACGTCGTGGACCGACCGGAACGGTACGCACTACACGTACACGTACGACGACGAGAACCGTTGCGTCCACGAGTCGGGGACAGAGGGGCACATGCGGTGCATCCTCGAGTACGGGCTCCCGGACCCTGACAGCGGCCTGCGCATCACCAAAGTGACCGACGCGCTCGGTCATACGACTGCCTACACGATCAACCGGCGCTCGCAGGTCGTCGCCGTCACCGATCCCACGGGCGCCACGACGCTCTCCACGTGGGACCGTCACGACCGTCTCCTCTCGCGCACGGACCCCCTGGGCCACAGGACGGAGTTCCGCTACGACGAGGACGGGCGCCCGGTGTCGGTGTTCCGCCCGGACGGGCGGCGGGTCTCGGCCACGTACACCGCACTCGGCCTGCCCGAGACGACGACCGGCCCGGACGGGGCGGTCCGGCGCCACACGTACGACGCGGCGGGCAACCGCACGTCGACGACGGACCCGGCGGGCGCGCGGACGACGTACGCCTACGACGGCGTCGGCCACCTCACCTCGGTGACGGACGCCCTGGGCAACACCACCCGGCTCACCTGCAACAGGGCCGGGCTGCCCGTCGAGATCACCGACCCCCTGGGGGCCGTCACCAGCTACCGCCGGGACTCCTTCGGCCGCGTGACGACCGTCATCGACCCGCTCGGCTCCACGACCCGCCTCACCTGGACGGTCGAGGGCCGGCTGGCCCGCCGCATCTCCGCGGACGGCGCCGAGGAGCGCTGGACGTACGACGGCGAGGGCAACTGCACGACGTACACGGACGCGCTGGGTGGCGTGACGCGCTACGAGTACGGCCCCTTCGACGTCATGACGGCCCGCACCGGGCCGGACGGCGTACGGCACGAGTTCACGCACAACACCCGCCTCCAGCTCACCCGCGTCACCAACCCGCAGGGCCTGACCTGGGACTACACCTACGACCCGGCGGGCCGCCCGGCCGCCGAGACGGACTTCGACGGCCGCACGCTGACGTACGCGCACGACCCGGCGGGGCGGCTCGTGTCCCGTACGAACGGGATGGGCGAGACGATCACGTACGAGCACGACGTGCTGGGGCGGGTGGTGCGGAAGGACGCGGCGGGCGCGTCGGGCACGTCGGGCACGGAGACGACGTACGTCCATGACGCGGCGGGCCGCCTGGTGGAAGCCGTGGGTCCCGACGCGACGCTCGTCTACAGCCGGGATCGCCTCGGCCGCGTCAAGTCCGAGACGACGAACGGCCGGACGCTGACCTTCGCGTACGACGCACTCGGGCGACGCACGCGCCGGGTGACGCCGGGCGGGGCGGTGAGCACGTGGACGTACGACGCGGCCGGGCGGCGCACCTCGCTGACGGCCTCGGGACGCGTGATCGACGTCGAGCACGACGCGGCGGGGAGGGAGGTGGCCCGGCACTTCGGGGAGGGTGTGACGCTGTCGTCGGCGTGGGACGCGGTAGGGCGCCTGGTGTCACAGGGGCTGGAAGGCGCGGGCGAGTTGCTCCAGCACCGCGCCTACACCTACCGCCGCGACGGCCACCTCACCGGCATCACGGACACCACCACCGGCTCCCGCACCTTCGACCTGGACACGGCGGGGCGCGTCACGGCCGTCCACGCCCCGAACTGGACCGAACGCTACGTCTACGACGAAGCCGGAAACCAGACGGAGGCGACATGGCCGGCGGCCCACCCGGGCGCCGAGGCGCAAGGCGTCCGCACGTACACGGGCACGCGAATATCCCACGCGGGCGGAATCCGCTACGAACACGACGAGCAAGGCCGCGTAATCCTCCGCCGGAAGACCCGCCTCTCGCGCAAACCGGACACATGGCGCTACGAGTGGGACGCGGAGGACCGCCTGACCGGGGTGACCACCCCGGACGGCACGCAATGGCGCTACGCGTACGACCCGCTGGGCCGCCGCATATCCAAGGAACGCCTGACGGCGACGGGCGAGGTGGCGGAACGTGTGGACTTCACGTGGGACGGCGCGACGCTGACGGAACAGACGTCGTGGTCACCGTCCCTGCCGAACCCCATAACCCTCACCTGGGACCACAACGGCCTCCACCCGATAGCCCAGACGGAACGCATATCGGCGGCGGACGCGCCCCAAAGGGAGGTGGACCGGCGCTTCTTCGCGATCGTCACCGACCTGGTGGGCACGCCGACGGAGCTGGTCGACGAGACCGGCCGAACGGCCTGGCGCACCCGCTCGACCCTCTGGGGCACGACGGCATGGTCACGCGACAGCACGACGTACACCCCACTCCGCTTCCCGGGCCAATACTTCGACCCGGAAACGGGCCTCCACTACAACTACCACCGCCACTACGACCCGGAAACGGCCCGCTACACCACCCCGGACCCTCTGGGCCTGGCCCCTGCCCCGAATCCGGCGACGTACGTCCACAACCCCTACACGTGGATGGATCCACTGGGGCTCACCCCATACGAAATCAGCCTCTACAAGGCCCCGAGCAAGGGAACCGGGGAATATCACAACGAAAACGGGTATCTGGAAAAGGATTTCCCTGGAGGTCCACACGATCCGTACATGGACGGCAAGGCGTACTTCGCAAGGCAGCGGGAGCTGGCGGAGATTTACGCCAAGCACTACGGCGAAGGTGTGATGGAAGTCAGGATACCTGCCGAGGAGTACGCCAAACACTTTCAGCAATTCGAGTACCCTTACGAAGGGGGGCCTCTCACTGAAGTTCCCATACCTAACACTCACGTAGAAAAGCTCAATCAGTACCCGAGAGAGTGGCATCAATGA
- a CDS encoding SseB family protein, translating to MHLWPHFVPFLWLGEARVASSTALTDEIRALHAEDGRPAALVGRFRRTAVLVPSDGQDGLWTAEYGGIRWLCAFTDEAALARFALAQGTDGTADWAYRTVLGARLLDVVVPAVGVPAGVALDVGSEQPMLFPPVAGIVPDAYAVNAGVDGHTGALDAEGTA from the coding sequence GTGCACCTCTGGCCTCATTTTGTACCCTTCCTCTGGCTTGGGGAGGCGAGAGTGGCGTCATCGACGGCGTTGACGGACGAAATACGCGCACTGCATGCGGAGGATGGTCGGCCGGCTGCGTTGGTCGGCCGGTTCCGCAGAACGGCGGTACTGGTGCCGTCGGACGGTCAGGACGGTTTGTGGACCGCCGAGTACGGCGGGATCCGCTGGCTCTGCGCGTTCACGGACGAGGCGGCGCTCGCGCGGTTCGCGCTCGCCCAGGGCACGGACGGGACGGCCGACTGGGCGTACCGAACGGTGCTGGGCGCGCGGCTGCTGGACGTGGTCGTGCCGGCCGTGGGCGTACCGGCCGGTGTCGCTCTCGACGTCGGCAGTGAGCAGCCCATGCTGTTCCCGCCGGTGGCCGGGATCGTTCCGGATGCGTACGCCGTCAACGCCGGCGTCGACGGCCACACCGGCGCCCTGGACGCGGAGGGCACCGCATGA
- a CDS encoding amidase, with amino-acid sequence MADTTGLTDLTDSGLVAQVRALAAGDVTSRALVERSLARIAETQPLLNAFRRIRAEAALAEADAADRRLTAGEAGERPPLLGVPVAVKDDVDVAGEPTAFGCAGDFPPKSADSEAVRRLRAAGAIVVGKTNTPELGQWPVTEGPAFGVTRNPWSTEHTPGGSSGGAAAAVAAGLVPAALGSDGAGSIRIPAAWTHLVGIKPQRGRVSTWPEPEAFRGITCHGPLARTVADAALLLQAASGSHDGDLHRPPPVDAVAAAGRDPGRLRIALSLRPAFAAARQRLDPEAAAATVRIAERLASLGHEVIEEEPRYGLIGLTFVPRSMSGVREWAGRVPDPALLDARTKVNARGGLILGGGVLRVARAAEEPLRRRVGEIFDRFDVVLTPTTAVPPLRNGELSDLSSSRTDATMIAACPYSWPWNVLGWPGMSVPAGFTEQDRLPLGAQLLGPAHSEPRLISLAAQLEAEERWFDQWPELTHASGTTATACA; translated from the coding sequence ATGGCAGACACCACGGGCTTAACGGATCTGACGGACAGTGGGCTGGTCGCACAGGTACGGGCACTGGCCGCGGGTGACGTCACGTCACGCGCACTCGTAGAACGCTCGCTGGCCCGCATCGCGGAGACACAGCCGCTGCTCAACGCGTTCCGCCGCATACGGGCCGAGGCCGCGCTCGCCGAGGCGGACGCGGCCGACCGGCGGCTGACGGCGGGCGAGGCCGGGGAGCGGCCTCCGCTGCTCGGGGTCCCCGTGGCGGTGAAGGACGACGTCGACGTCGCGGGCGAGCCCACCGCCTTCGGCTGCGCGGGCGATTTCCCGCCGAAATCGGCGGACAGCGAGGCCGTACGGCGGCTTCGGGCCGCGGGCGCGATCGTCGTCGGCAAGACGAACACGCCGGAGCTCGGGCAGTGGCCCGTCACGGAGGGCCCGGCGTTCGGGGTGACGCGCAACCCGTGGAGTACTGAGCACACGCCCGGCGGCTCCTCGGGCGGTGCGGCGGCCGCCGTCGCCGCGGGGCTCGTACCGGCCGCGCTCGGGTCGGACGGCGCCGGATCGATCCGGATCCCCGCCGCCTGGACGCACCTGGTCGGCATCAAACCGCAGCGGGGCCGCGTCTCGACCTGGCCCGAGCCGGAGGCCTTCCGCGGCATCACCTGCCACGGCCCGCTCGCCCGTACGGTCGCCGACGCGGCCCTGCTGCTGCAGGCGGCGAGCGGCAGTCACGACGGGGACCTGCACCGCCCGCCGCCCGTGGACGCGGTGGCGGCCGCCGGGCGCGACCCGGGCCGGCTGCGGATCGCCCTCTCCCTGCGCCCCGCCTTCGCCGCCGCCCGTCAGCGGCTCGACCCCGAGGCCGCCGCGGCCACCGTCCGCATCGCGGAACGGCTGGCCTCCCTCGGGCACGAGGTGATCGAGGAGGAACCGCGCTACGGACTGATCGGGCTCACGTTCGTACCGCGCTCGATGTCCGGCGTACGGGAGTGGGCCGGGCGCGTCCCCGACCCGGCCCTGCTGGACGCCCGCACGAAGGTCAACGCGCGCGGCGGCCTGATCCTCGGCGGCGGGGTACTGCGCGTGGCCCGCGCCGCGGAGGAGCCGCTGCGGCGGCGCGTGGGAGAGATCTTCGACCGCTTCGATGTGGTCCTGACCCCGACCACGGCCGTGCCGCCGCTACGGAACGGGGAACTCTCGGACCTCTCCAGCAGCCGCACCGACGCGACCATGATCGCAGCCTGCCCGTACTCGTGGCCCTGGAACGTCCTCGGCTGGCCGGGCATGAGCGTCCCCGCCGGCTTCACCGAACAGGACCGCCTGCCCCTGGGCGCCCAGCTCCTGGGCCCGGCCCACAGCGAACCGCGCCTCATTTCCCTCGCCGCCCAATTGGAGGCGGAGGAACGCTGGTTCGACCAGTGGCCCGAGCTCACGCATGCGAGCGGGACGACGGCGACGGCCTGCGCGTGA
- a CDS encoding ATP-binding protein has translation MLLLPVPKPVLSAPDEIEPFEYRLRVPNDARAVPIARGATRAVLAAHGLGELTGRAELLACELLTNAIVHTTDAAELRVSWSQWEVLTLTAWDSGDLPPAPRSASHPYDDNGRGLTLLRSLADNWGHFASPHGFTCRPSKAVWCSITRRPSPSSRSHA, from the coding sequence ATGCTGCTCCTGCCTGTCCCGAAGCCAGTTCTCTCCGCTCCCGATGAGATCGAGCCGTTCGAATACCGTCTGCGCGTCCCGAACGACGCCCGCGCCGTGCCCATTGCGCGCGGCGCCACCCGCGCCGTCCTGGCGGCCCACGGCCTGGGTGAACTGACAGGCCGGGCCGAACTGTTGGCGTGTGAGCTGCTCACCAACGCCATCGTGCACACCACCGACGCCGCCGAGCTCCGCGTCTCCTGGTCGCAGTGGGAGGTCCTCACGCTGACCGCGTGGGACAGCGGTGATCTCCCGCCCGCCCCGCGCTCGGCCTCCCACCCTTACGACGACAACGGCCGCGGCCTGACACTCCTCCGCTCGCTCGCCGACAACTGGGGGCACTTCGCCTCGCCTCACGGCTTCACGTGCCGCCCCTCCAAGGCCGTCTGGTGTTCGATCACGCGCAGGCCGTCGCCGTCGTCCCGCTCGCATGCGTGA
- a CDS encoding helix-turn-helix domain-containing protein yields MARRTIVTARQERLGAELRRLRERSGVSARDAAAAVGRDQAWLSHIEAGNAAVGAERTRALAERYGVQDPALVDALAERAAERSRGWWEKYRGRIGQGALDLAELEWHASSLRSLQIVNVPGLLQTEAYMRSLFAYVVDELRSYDFEMVVTFRMQRREVLGRDNPPTFTSLVHEAALRMRVGDRKVARDQLESLLAASERPGITIQVVPFEAEGFAGMGYSMLYAADRHGFDTVQVDQAHDSSFFHADEQLAKYRNRWSKVERAALGPRATRDFIHRIAREL; encoded by the coding sequence ATGGCGAGGCGGACCATCGTCACGGCCAGGCAGGAGCGTCTGGGCGCCGAGCTGCGGAGGCTGCGCGAGCGGTCGGGCGTCTCGGCGCGTGACGCCGCTGCGGCCGTGGGCCGGGACCAGGCGTGGCTGTCCCACATCGAGGCGGGCAACGCCGCGGTGGGCGCCGAGCGGACGCGCGCCCTTGCGGAGCGCTACGGCGTACAGGATCCCGCCTTGGTCGACGCCCTCGCGGAGCGGGCTGCCGAGCGTTCGCGCGGGTGGTGGGAGAAGTACCGGGGGCGCATTGGGCAAGGTGCTCTGGACCTGGCAGAACTGGAGTGGCATGCGAGTTCCCTGAGGAGCTTGCAAATCGTCAACGTGCCCGGTCTATTGCAGACCGAGGCCTACATGCGTTCCCTGTTTGCCTATGTGGTTGATGAACTTAGGTCGTATGACTTCGAAATGGTGGTTACGTTTCGCATGCAGCGCCGTGAGGTGCTTGGACGGGACAACCCTCCGACCTTCACCTCACTCGTGCACGAGGCTGCGCTGCGTATGAGGGTGGGTGATCGTAAGGTCGCGCGCGATCAACTCGAATCCCTGCTGGCCGCATCTGAACGTCCGGGCATCACGATCCAGGTAGTGCCGTTCGAGGCTGAGGGGTTCGCGGGTATGGGGTACTCGATGCTCTACGCGGCTGATCGTCATGGCTTCGATACGGTCCAGGTGGATCAAGCGCATGACAGCAGCTTCTTTCATGCTGACGAGCAACTCGCCAAATATCGCAACCGTTGGAGCAAGGTGGAGCGTGCGGCGTTGGGCCCGCGGGCGACTCGCGACTTCATCCATCGGATCGCACGTGAGCTGTGA
- a CDS encoding DUF397 domain-containing protein, with translation MSSWQKSTFSGTGDNNDCVEVAAVGATLALRESDTPAAVLRTTPPALGALIRALKGEAMAPPHPVP, from the coding sequence ATGTCCAGCTGGCAGAAGTCCACGTTCTCGGGAACCGGCGACAACAACGACTGCGTGGAGGTCGCCGCAGTAGGCGCCACGCTCGCCCTCCGCGAGAGCGACACCCCCGCCGCCGTGCTGCGGACCACCCCGCCCGCCCTCGGCGCACTGATACGCGCCCTCAAGGGGGAGGCCATGGCGCCTCCGCATCCGGTACCGTGA